Proteins from one Psilocybe cubensis strain MGC-MH-2018 chromosome 11, whole genome shotgun sequence genomic window:
- a CDS encoding ADP-ribosylation factor-binding protein GGA2 gives MLHSPTGPSSWLRVSPLEVLITRACEPSLHEPNYALHLEVAEYINQKKANNPREAAMMLARLANHRNPHVAILALSLLDTLVQSCGYPFHLQVSTKEFLNELVRRFPERPPPFPGPVMSRILELINGWKEGICVESRWKEDLGNIRDMHRLLTFKGYRFRDAPRASNAAANATANLKSAEELEEEDRAAQSAKLQELIRRGTPRDLAAAQELMKSLAGANPDAKPDYRSQALTELNKLEQKVILLNEMLDNVDAERGERFVTGDAYDQVSSILITARPKLQKWISDAETEDPESLDTFLQINDQINTVLSRYEAFKKGDYTFASNPIPQELSNGGSSSNAGVSLIDFDDAAPSTSSQPVSNDLSGLFSSPPIQPLQQQPLSVGGSFGLQQQQQQQPFQTHSPTPLFHNGAGFVRPASMSPPNAQSATPPASIVLPGTPQPAPSQLHMPSQSPNYFSNPVNTGKAPIYSGMGMTPGTTVGGVGFGGMGGQPQQPFGSFGLNPQPQPHVQFHAQQPIQPTQTSNTASTSSSGTAAPAAGQQAKDPFADLAGLF, from the exons ATGTTGCACAGCCCGACGGGACCCTCGAGTTGGTTAAGAGTGTCGCCTCTCGAGGTACTCATCACTCGTGCCTGCGAGCCGTCGTTGCATGAGCCCAACTATGCTCTGCATCTGGAGGTTGCAGAGTATATCAATCAGAAAAAGGCTAACAA CCCCCGAGAAGCAGCAATGATGTTAGCGCGTCTTGCAAATCACCGAAACCCTCATGTTGCTATACTGGCGCTTTCGCTTCTCGACACTCTCGTTCAATCATGTGGATACCCTTTCCACCTCCAGGTATCCACCAAAGAGTTCTTGAACGAACTCGTTCGCCGCTTCCCCGAACGCCCGCCACCCTTTCCTGGTCCGGTCATGTCAAGGATCTTGGAGTTGATAAATGGATGGAAAGAGGGTATATGTGTCGAGAGTCGCTGGAAGGAAGATTTGGGCAACATCAGAGATATGCATAGGCTCCTGACATTCAAGGGCTACAGGTTTAGAGATGCACCACGGGCCTCAAATGCCGCTGCCAATGCAACTGCT AATCTTAAATCTGCtgaagagcttgaagaggaagatcGCGCTGCGCAGTCCGCTAAGCTGCAAGAGCTCATAAGACGTGGCACCCCTCGCGATCTAGCTGCTGCTCAAGAATTGATGAAATCGCTAGCTGGTGCCAACCCCGATGCAAAGCCTGACTATCGCTCGCAAGCTCTAACAGAGCTTAACAAGCTCGAGCAAAAAGTTATTTTACTGAATGAAATGCTTGATAACGTGGATGCTGAGCGAGGCGAACGATTTGTTACAGGGGATGCTTATGAT CAAGTATCATCGATACTTATAACAGCCAGGCCGAAGCTGCAAAAATGGATTTCAGATGCTGAAACTGAAGATCCTGAATCACTTG ATACCTTCCTTCAAATAAATGACCAAATCAACACCGTCCTATCTCGATACGAGGCTTTCAAGAAAGGCGACTATACCTTTGCATCTAACCCTATACCCCAGGAACTAAGTAACGGAGGCTCCAGTTCCAATGCTGGGGTATCGTTGATTGATTTTGATGACGCTGCACCGTCAACAAGCAGTCAACCTGTTTCTAACGACCTTTCTGGCCTCTTCTCGTCGCCGCCTATCCAACCTTTACAGCAGCAACCTCTATCAGTGGGTGGGTCATTTGGGttgcaacagcaacaacagcaacaaccatTCCAAACCCACTCGCCCACTCCTCTGTTCCACAACGGGGCAGGCTTTGTTCGCCCAGCATCCATGTCACCACCAAATGCGCAGTCAGCAACCCCTCCTGCATCAATTGTTTTGCCAGGAACACCGCAGCCTGCCCCTTCGCAGCTACACATGCCATCTCAGTCTCCTAATTACTTCAGCAATCCAGTAAATACCGGGAAAGCACCAATCTATTCCGGTATGGGCATGACCCCAGGAACGACAGTGGGGGGAGTGGGGTTCGGTGGCATGGGAGGGCAGCCTCAGCAACCCTTTGGGTCGTTTGGTCTTAATCCTCAGCCACAACCACATGTGCAATTCCACGCTCAACAGCCAATTCAGCCAACACAAACGTCCAACACTGCATCTACGTCGTCATCCGGAACTGCGGCCCCTGCAGCTGGTCAACAAGCAAAGGATCCATTCGCCGATCTAGCTGGACTCTTTTGA
- a CDS encoding UDP-glycosyltransferase 74G1, giving the protein MTCPFYPPKSFMLAIVGCSTIKDLRVLDTPIKAGLSPSTLPSAFNLDRLSFVPVGETNRVGEGPFDKKYHDIVYYTRSYRKRHSTDTSNGGFFPRIMPGWALVNIFCLAKPESLKYIQISGSYCSLHDFNGTWWPNLETLVLTGPEAIPDSTNLADVVGRMPKLWDLRVLFNKALASPARNIHSNQRPCFRIVEPGRDAEYAARSVQHVSEPTVFGQIKYFAASNVCSLDSAFKYFTSLEGLALIAVINHPRVPIARGEEETRSLLADLETTGSGKRLKVLRVMVECGITPSLISKLGTVCPLLENLEVEICGYRDGPSDLYMDMTEEWANALQKYQHIEQLRVGMVFCQHDDVELDYDTEILQQREDRIECAKPPYITMPSGTPSSTDVHLLFSCVPAWGMYMPPDYYQAKATISTELCGCIDNDETIRRRLRILSTFKSDSSNLFSLLDPLIRSYETIYRDLWNSRPITCSMTAQIFDAVCKPDVVILDFFAHQQMLATRAVSGRAIPIVAWVTGHIAHISHIFGPTRLGGSDVGFTARIEEEMKRTGLAATEVGDIVYKRTDGTIVNVPGAPAMYDWEFFPQLLPFNAPQWVEIVIAAEAGLKECDAIFSTSAHAFEEESLAAFKSWFSTQQKEVHVIGPFLSSKKTVDESLYAAARDFLLHAQENYDENSVLLISFGTIFWPTVHGYIEEVIEALVEKKFPFIITHASPFAKISENLVQKVQATGIGLISKWVPQQYILDHPATGWFMTHGGQNSVLEALGSGIPMICWPFEADQPIAAAHMSENLNVAFELVEVRTGEHGMKPLLRRNGRKAKGMRAAVGAEIREVIDACRGLRGAELRRNSEALKAKLAKAWGDEGAGRKELRAFLMKHGHEISCRPLQNGDICKTCLQNLLR; this is encoded by the exons ATGACATGCCCATTTTATCCTCCTAAATCATTCATGCTTGCCATTGTCGGTTGCTCCACCATCAAGGATCTGAGAGTTTTAGATACACCAATCAAAGCTGGTCTCTCCCCTAGCACATTGCCATCTGCGTTCAACCTCGATCGACTATCTTTCGTTCCCGTCGGCGAGACGAACAGGGTGGGCGAAGGTCCTTTCGACAAAAAATACCACGATATTGTCTATTATACTCGTTCTTACAGAAAACGACACTCAACTGATACCAGCAACGGGGGATTTTTCCCGCGCATCATGCCTGGATGGGCACTTGTAAATATCTTCTGTCTTGCGAAACCAGAGTCGTTGAAGTACATTCAGATCTCTGGGAGTTATTGTTCCCTCCATGACTTCAATGGCACCTGGTGGCCTAATTTGGAGACACTCGTACTCACAGGACCCGAAGCCATCCCGGATTCCACGAATCTTGCAGACGTCGTCGGGAGGATGCCCAAGCTCTGGGATCTACGTGTACTGTTCAACAAAGCACTGGCAAGCCCAGCGCGGAACATCCACAGCAATCAACGACCCTGTTTCCGTATAGTCGAGCCTGGGCGTGATGCCGAATATGCTGCTCGTTCTGTCCAGCATGTTTCCGAACCAACTGTTTTTGGACAGATAAAATACTTCGCTGCATCAAACGTGTGTAGCTTGGACTCGGCCTTCAAGTACTTTACGTCTTTGGAAGGTCTGGCGCTCATAGCTGTCATCAATCACCCGCGTGTGCCGATTGCCAGGGGTGAGGAGGAAACACGTTCTTTGCTGGCAGATTTAGAAACTACGGGTAGCGGGAAGCGTCTGAAAGTTCTCAGAGTCATGGTGGAGTGCGGAATAACTCCATCACTAATCTCTAAATTGGGCACGGTTTGCCCTTTGCTGGAAAATCTCGAGGTAGAAATATGCGGATATCGAGATGGGCCTTCAGATCTATACATGGATATGACAGAGGAATGGGCAA ATGCTCTACAAAAGTATCAACATATCGAACAACTGCGCGTTGGCATGGTGTTTTGCCAACATGACGATGTAGAGCTTGACTATGACACAGAAATCCTCCAACAACGCGAAGACCGCATTGAATGCGCAAA ACCTCCTTATATCACAATGCCATCTGGTACGCCGTCCAGCACAGACGTCCACTTGCTGTTCTCTTGTGTCCCAGCCTGGGGTATGTATATGCCACCAGACTACTAC CAAGCAAAAGCCACAATATCAACCGAGCTTTGCGGTTGTATTGATAACGACGAAACAATTAGAAGAAGACTGAG GATTTTGAGTACATTCAAATCAGATTCATCAAACTTGTTCAGTCTTCTCGATCCCCTTATTCGAAGCTACGAGACCATATACCGTGATTTGTGGAATTCCAGGCCGATAACTTGCTCGATGACAGCACAGATTTTTGACGCCGTATGCAAGCCTGATGTTGTTATTCTCGAT TTCTTTGCTCATCAACAAATGCTAGCCACTCGCGCTGTTTCCGGAAGAGCCATACCCATCGTGGCATGGGTGACAGGCCATATAGCTCACATCAGCCACATATTTGGTCCCACCAGACTTGGGGGTTCTGACGTGGGTTTCACCGCCAGGATTGAAGAGGAAATGAAACGTACGGGGCTTGCAGCCACAGAAGTAGGTGATATC GTGTATAAGCGTACAGATGGCACAATAGTGAATGTTCCAGGAGCACCGGCCATGTATGACTGGGAGTTCTTCCCTCAGCTG CTCCCCTTCAATGCGCCACAATGGGTTGAAATCGTCATTGCTGCTGAAGC AGGCCTTAAGGAGTGCGATGCAATATTTTCAACGTCTGCACATGCCTTCGAGGAAGAGTCTCTAGCCGCCTTCAAATCTTGGTTTTCAACGCAGCAGAAAGAAGTGCACGTTATCGGCCCTTTTCTCTCATCTAAGAAGACAGTAGATGAATCTCTCTATGCAGCCGCTCGCGATTTTCTTCTGCATGCGCAAGAGAACTATGACGAGAATTCGGTTCTTCTC ATTTCTTTCGGGACAATCTTCTGGCCAACAGTGCATGGTTACATTGAGGAAGTCATAGAAGCGCTGGTGGAGAAAAAATTTCCTTTT ATTATTACGCACGCATCGCCTTTTGCTAAAATATCGGAAAACCTCGTGCAAAAAGTTCAAGCGACAGGAATTGGGCTAATCTCAAAATGGGTCCCACAGCAATATATCTTAGACCATCCG GCCACCGGCTGGTTCATGACACATGGTGGACAAAATAGCGTTCTGGAGGCGCTTGGAAGTGGGATTCCAAT GATCTGTTGGCCTTTCGAAGCTGACCAACCGATCGCTGCTGCACATATGAGCGAAAATCTCAATGTCGCATTTGAGCTAGTCGAAGTCAGGACTGGAGAACATGGCATGAAGCCTCTGCTGCGTCGGAACGGGAGGAAAGCCAAAGGGATGCGCGCAGCTGTAGGTGCCGAGATTCGTGAAGTCATTGATGCTTGTCGTGGGTTAAGAGGAGCCGAACTAAGAAGAAACTCCGAAGCTCTGAAAGCGAAGCTTGCAAAAGCATGGGGCGACGAAGGTGCTGGCAGGAAAGAACTACGTGCATTCTTGATGAAGCATGGACACGAAATATCATGTAGACCCCTGCAGAACGGAGACATATGCAAAACGTGCCTTCAAAATCTGCTTAGATAA